One region of Cinclus cinclus chromosome 1, bCinCin1.1, whole genome shotgun sequence genomic DNA includes:
- the KCNS2 gene encoding potassium voltage-gated channel subfamily S member 2 encodes MTGQSLRALSEANFEDNEISINVGGFKKKMRSNTLLRFPETRLGKLLSCHSKESILELCDDYDDTKNEFYFDRNPELFPYVLHFYNTGKLHVMGELCVFSFSQEIEYWGINEFFIDSCCSYSYHGRKMEPDQEKWEEQSDQESTTSSFDEILAFYNDASKFDKQPFGNIRRQLWLALDNPGYSVLSRIFSVLSIVVVLGSIVTMCLNSLPDFQIVGSNGNPEEDPRFEIVEHFGIAWFTFELVARFAVAPDFLKFFKHALNLIDLMSILPFYITLIVNLVVESSPTLANLGRVAQVLRLMRIFRILKLARHSTGLRSLGATLKYSYREVGLLLLYLSVGISIFSVVAYTIEKEDNEGLATIPACWWWATVSMTTVGYGDVVPGSTAGKLTASACILAGILVVVLPITLIFNKFSHFYRRQKQLESAMRSCDFGDGMKEVPSVNLRDYYAYKVKSLMASLTNMSRSTPSELSLNDSLH; translated from the coding sequence ATGACAGGTCAGAGTCTGAGGGCTTTATCTGAAGCAAATTTTGAAGACAATGAGATCAGCATCAACGTTGGAGGCTTTAAGAAAAAGATGAGATCCAACACATTATTAAGGTTCCCCGAGACCAGGCTGGGCAAATTGCTGAGCTGCCACTCAAAGGAGTCGATACTGGAGCTTTGTGATGACTATGATGACACCAagaatgaattttattttgacagGAACCCCGAGCTCTTTCCTTACGTGCTGCATTTTTATAACACTGGCAAGCTCCATGTGATGGGCGAactctgtgtgttttctttcagcCAGGAGATTGAATACTGGGGAATCAATGAATTCTTTATAGACTCCTGCTGCAGTTATAGCTACCATGGGAGGAAAATGGAGCCAGACCAAGAGAAATGGGAGGAACAAAGTGACCAGGAAAGTACGACATCTTCTTTCGATGAGATTTTGGCATTCTACAATGATGCCTCTAAATTTGACAAACAGCCCTTTGGAAACATCAGGAGGCAGCTCTGGCTTGCTTTGGATAATCCTGGGTACTCAGTTTTAAGCCGCATCTTCAGTGTCCTTTCAATAGTGGTGGTGCTGGGCTCCATTGTGACCATGTGCCTGAACAGCCTCCCAGATTTCCAGATTGTTGGCAGCAACGGGAATCCTGAGGAAGACCCTCGCTTTGAAATTGTGGAACATTTTGGTATTGCATGGTTCACTTTTGAACTGGTGGCGAGATTTGCAGTAGCtcctgactttttaaaatttttcaagcATGCCCTGAATTTGATTGACTTAATGTCTATCCTTCCATTTTATATTACATTAATTGTCAACTTGGTGGTGGAAAGCAGTCCGACTTTAGCAAATTTAGGCAGAGTTGCACAAGTCCTGAGACTCATGAGGATCTTCCGCATATTAAAGCTTGCTAGACACTCCACAGGTCTCAGGTCTCTCGGAGCCACCCTGAAGTATAGCTACAGAGAGGTGGGGCTTCTTTTACTCTACCTCTCTGTTGGCATCTCCATTTTCTCAGTAGTGGCTTACACCATTGAGAAAGAAGATAATGAGGGGTTAGCCACCATCCCTGCTTGTTGGTGGTGGGCTACTGTTAGCATGACCACAGTTGGCTACGGGGATGTGGTGCCAGGGAGCACTGCTGGCAAGTTGACGGCATCTGCATGCATCCTAGCTGGTATCCTAGTGGTAGTGCTTCCCATTACACTGATCTTTAATAAATTCTCCCATTTCTATAGGCGTCAGAAGCAGTTAGAGAGTGCCATGAGAAGCTGTGATTTTGGTGATGGCATGAAAGAAGTTCCATCTGTCAACTTAAGGGACTACTATGCTTATAAAGTTAAATCCCTTATGGCCAGTCTGACCAATATGAGCAGGAGTACCCCCAGTGAGCTGAGCCTGAATGATTCACTGCATTAG